The Corynebacterium freiburgense region CCTCACAATTGCACATCACCTCGCCAGCGAGATACCCAATCGCCTCCGCTGTGATGTTTCCGGACTTCTTGTGTCCGGGCTTGCTCCCGCAAGTATTTTCCCGCTACCTCCTGGGTTTGACTGGATCACGATCCCAGGAATCTCCAAAGGGAAGCTTGGTTATGAACCACGTAGTCTTGGCGGCAGTACTGAACACTTAATACGACTTCGCTCAAACCTTCTAGAATCCACTCTGATTTCCTACGCGCCGGATCTTGTCATTATTGACCGCCACATCTACGGCGTATGGAAAGAGCTTTACAACCCACTTGCAAGACTTAAGGAATCCCTCCCTGAAGCCCGAGTAGTACTCGGCCTTAGAGAGATACTTGATGAGCCTGCCGCTGCCGTTGCCGAGTGGGAACGCCTTGGCAACCCAGAAGAACTCCGCAAAATCGTTGATGAAGTATGGGTCTATGGGGACCCAAAAGTACACAATCCAACCATTACCGGAGAAGTCCCAGAATTCTTCCATGACCGCGTTCGGTTTACCGGGTACCTAGCCAATGGTCGACGCGTAGCCGACCATGACATGCAACTGGCTCCAAAGCCTTTTATTCTTACCACTGCCGGCGGTGGCTCTGATGGATTCCAGCTTCTTGAAGCAGCGGTACAGCTAGAAGTACCAAAAGACCACACGCATATCGTAGTCACGGGCCCGCAACTATCCACAGAAAAGCTTGATGCCATCCGCAGTCTTGCTGGGCCGCGAACCCAAGTTCACCATTCATGGCCGGGCCTGAGCACACAGATTGAGCGCGCCTCTGCAGTTATCGCAATGGGCGGGTACAACACCGTCTGTGAAATCTTATGCACAGATACCCCTGGGCTTTTAATCCCTAGAGAACAACCTCGGCAAGAACAACTTATTCGTGCTTCGGCTCTGCACGATGTAGATGCGCTGGACTATTTGCGCCTGCATGAAATCTCAACAGAGCGCTTAAGCGAATGGGTTGCCAACGCTGTGCACCGAAGCGTGGATCGT contains the following coding sequences:
- a CDS encoding glycosyltransferase family protein, with the translated sequence MNNPTVRTLLYSHDSQGLGHVRRNLTIAHHLASEIPNRLRCDVSGLLVSGLAPASIFPLPPGFDWITIPGISKGKLGYEPRSLGGSTEHLIRLRSNLLESTLISYAPDLVIIDRHIYGVWKELYNPLARLKESLPEARVVLGLREILDEPAAAVAEWERLGNPEELRKIVDEVWVYGDPKVHNPTITGEVPEFFHDRVRFTGYLANGRRVADHDMQLAPKPFILTTAGGGSDGFQLLEAAVQLEVPKDHTHIVVTGPQLSTEKLDAIRSLAGPRTQVHHSWPGLSTQIERASAVIAMGGYNTVCEILCTDTPGLLIPREQPRQEQLIRASALHDVDALDYLRLHEISTERLSEWVANAVHRSVDRSHLKRDGLTQAAIFATELVENSILKGSHP